In Kitasatospora sp. NBC_00240, the following are encoded in one genomic region:
- a CDS encoding ATP-dependent DNA helicase UvrD2, translating to MQEDLLSGSPYDDDRPAPVGADAVLAGLDPEQRAVATALHGPVCVLAGAGTGKTRAITHRIAYGVRSGVYQPQQVLAVTFTARAAGEMRGRLRELGAEGVQARTFHSAALRQLQYFWPRAIGGVVPRLLERKVQLVAEAAGRCGLRVQRTELRDLTGEIEWAKVTQIVPDDYAAAVLKAGREAPRDPAEIARVYATYEQTKRERDVMDFEDVLLLTAAILEERPEIADRVRAQYRHFTVDEYQDVSPLQQRLLDQWTGPGASLCVVGDASQTIYSFTGATPDYLLNFRTRHPEATVVKLVRDYRSTPQVVHLANGLLAQAKGQAAQHRLELVSQREAGPEPVYVEYADEPTEAESTAHRIKDLLALPAERGGCRASEIAVLFRTNGMSEVYEQALADLGISYQLKGAERFFERPEVREAGVLLKGAARAGSDPLTADAPDLASQVRAVLATRGFTATPPGGSGAVRERWESLAALVRLAEEFEAARHKAGESGDLSAYVAELDARAAAQHAPAVEGVTLASLHAAKGLEWDAVFLVGLTEGTMPIIYAKTDEQVEEERRLLYVGVTRARRNLSLSWSLSRSPGGRASRKPTRFLDGLRPGSGAPGSRSGARGGRGGVEFGEGRPAARKARGPVKCRVCDRTLTEAVERKLRRCESCPSSMDEALFERLREWRAGQARKQGAPAYVVFTDATLMAIAEDVPANERELAVISGVGAMKLDKYGAAVLSLCAGEEPEADSEEAPDDTSDEPA from the coding sequence ATGCAGGAAGACCTCTTGAGCGGCAGCCCGTACGACGACGACCGCCCGGCCCCCGTCGGCGCCGACGCCGTGCTGGCCGGGCTCGACCCGGAGCAGCGGGCCGTCGCCACCGCCCTGCACGGCCCGGTCTGCGTCCTGGCCGGCGCCGGGACGGGCAAGACCCGGGCCATCACCCACCGGATCGCCTACGGCGTGCGCAGCGGCGTCTACCAGCCGCAGCAGGTGCTCGCCGTCACCTTCACCGCCCGCGCCGCCGGCGAGATGCGCGGCCGGCTGCGCGAGCTCGGCGCCGAGGGCGTCCAGGCCCGGACCTTCCACTCGGCCGCGCTGCGCCAGCTCCAGTACTTCTGGCCGCGCGCGATCGGCGGCGTGGTGCCCCGGCTGCTGGAGCGCAAGGTCCAGCTGGTCGCGGAGGCGGCCGGGCGCTGCGGCCTGCGGGTCCAGCGCACCGAGCTGCGCGACCTCACCGGCGAGATCGAGTGGGCCAAGGTCACCCAGATCGTCCCCGACGACTACGCGGCCGCCGTCCTCAAGGCCGGCCGCGAGGCCCCGCGCGACCCGGCCGAGATCGCCCGGGTCTACGCCACCTACGAGCAGACCAAGCGCGAGCGGGACGTCATGGACTTCGAGGACGTCCTGCTGCTGACCGCCGCGATCCTGGAGGAGCGCCCGGAGATCGCCGACCGGGTCCGCGCCCAGTACCGGCACTTCACGGTGGACGAGTACCAGGACGTCTCCCCGCTCCAGCAGCGCCTGCTCGACCAGTGGACCGGCCCGGGCGCCAGTCTCTGCGTGGTCGGCGACGCCAGCCAGACCATCTACTCCTTCACCGGCGCCACCCCCGACTACCTGCTGAACTTCCGCACCCGCCACCCCGAGGCCACGGTGGTGAAGCTGGTCCGCGACTACCGCTCCACCCCGCAGGTGGTGCACCTCGCCAACGGCCTGCTGGCCCAGGCCAAGGGCCAGGCCGCCCAGCACCGGCTGGAACTGGTCTCGCAGCGCGAGGCCGGCCCGGAGCCGGTCTACGTGGAGTACGCGGACGAGCCCACCGAGGCCGAGAGCACCGCGCACCGGATCAAGGACCTGCTGGCCCTGCCCGCCGAGCGCGGCGGCTGCCGGGCCAGCGAGATCGCGGTGCTGTTCCGTACCAACGGCATGTCCGAGGTCTACGAGCAGGCGCTGGCCGACCTCGGCATCTCGTACCAGCTGAAGGGCGCCGAGCGGTTCTTCGAGCGGCCCGAGGTCCGGGAGGCCGGGGTCCTGCTGAAGGGCGCCGCCCGGGCCGGCTCCGACCCGCTCACCGCCGACGCACCCGACCTGGCCTCGCAGGTCCGCGCGGTGCTGGCCACCCGGGGCTTCACCGCGACCCCGCCGGGCGGCTCCGGCGCGGTCCGCGAGCGCTGGGAGTCGCTGGCCGCGCTGGTCCGGCTCGCCGAGGAGTTCGAGGCGGCCCGGCACAAGGCCGGCGAGAGCGGCGACCTGAGCGCCTACGTGGCCGAGCTGGACGCCCGGGCGGCCGCCCAGCACGCCCCGGCGGTCGAAGGTGTCACCCTGGCCTCGCTGCACGCCGCCAAGGGCCTGGAATGGGACGCCGTCTTCCTGGTCGGCCTCACCGAGGGCACCATGCCGATCATCTACGCCAAGACCGACGAGCAGGTGGAGGAGGAGCGCCGGCTGCTCTACGTGGGGGTCACCCGGGCCCGGCGCAACCTCTCCCTCTCCTGGTCCCTCTCCCGGTCCCCGGGCGGCCGGGCCAGCCGCAAGCCCACCCGGTTCCTGGACGGGCTGCGCCCCGGTTCGGGCGCGCCCGGCTCGCGCTCCGGCGCCCGGGGCGGGCGCGGTGGTGTCGAGTTCGGCGAGGGGCGCCCGGCGGCCCGCAAGGCGCGCGGTCCGGTCAAGTGCCGCGTCTGCGACCGCACCCTGACCGAGGCCGTCGAGCGCAAGCTGCGCCGCTGCGAGAGCTGCCCGTCCTCGATGGACGAGGCCCTGTTCGAGCGGCTGCGCGAATGGCGGGCCGGCCAGGCCAGGAAGCAGGGCGCGCCGGCCTACGTGGTCTTCACCGACGCCACCCTGATGGCCATCGCCGAGGACGTGCCCGCCAACGAGCGCGAGCTGGCCGTCATCTCGGGCGTGGGCGCCATGAAGCTGGACAAGTACGGGGCCGCCGTGCTCTCGTTGTGTGCGGGGGAAGAGCCCGAGGCAGACTCGGAAGAGGCTCCGGACGACACGTCGGACGAGCCGGCCTGA
- a CDS encoding mycoredoxin, producing the protein MSGSVTMYSTTWCGYCTRLKGQLQREGIGYTEINIEDDPASATFVESVNNGNQVVPTVLVTPAGGGEQIVMTNPSLRQVQAALAG; encoded by the coding sequence ATGTCCGGCAGCGTCACGATGTACAGCACGACCTGGTGCGGGTACTGCACCCGGCTCAAGGGCCAGCTGCAGCGCGAGGGGATCGGCTACACCGAGATCAACATCGAGGACGACCCGGCGTCGGCGACCTTCGTCGAGTCGGTGAACAACGGCAACCAGGTGGTCCCGACGGTGCTGGTGACCCCGGCCGGCGGTGGCGAGCAGATCGTGATGACCAACCCGAGCCTGCGTCAGGTCCAGGCCGCGCTGGCGGGCTGA
- a CDS encoding GntR family transcriptional regulator gives MTIPRGSAQSPKYQRLAADLRRRIAAGEFTADDPLPVEGELEKQYGVARNTVRLAVDVLVNEGRLVRLQGKGTYLREHPVLDHRAYGPSLLPGQRDCLAAPTDIYTKEAVEAGRELTSDFEMLIVRARVDIAERLGLRPGEAIVVRRQLRMLDREPYSIEESHYRAGLAAGTPLMEPDQVEGGDEAVLAALGRTEIGAVDHMVARMPGPEEAQWFQGGPGVPLVVQTRVTYDRRGPVRVIETRYSADRCRLVYGIGDLGARTTLPAPATPVDTARTELRAADSVRADVS, from the coding sequence GTGACAATCCCACGGGGCAGTGCCCAATCCCCCAAGTACCAGAGGCTCGCGGCGGACCTGCGCCGCCGGATCGCCGCCGGCGAGTTCACCGCCGACGACCCCCTGCCGGTCGAGGGCGAGCTGGAGAAGCAGTACGGGGTGGCCCGCAACACCGTCCGGCTGGCGGTGGACGTGCTGGTCAACGAGGGCCGGCTGGTCCGGCTCCAGGGCAAGGGCACCTACCTGCGGGAGCACCCCGTGCTGGACCACCGCGCGTACGGGCCCAGCCTGCTGCCCGGGCAGCGGGACTGCCTGGCCGCGCCCACCGACATCTACACGAAAGAGGCCGTCGAGGCGGGCCGGGAGTTGACGTCCGACTTCGAGATGCTGATCGTCCGGGCCCGGGTGGACATCGCCGAACGGCTCGGACTGCGGCCGGGCGAGGCGATCGTGGTGCGCCGCCAGCTGCGGATGCTGGACCGGGAGCCCTACTCGATCGAGGAGAGCCACTACCGCGCCGGACTGGCCGCCGGCACCCCGCTGATGGAGCCCGACCAGGTCGAGGGCGGGGACGAGGCGGTGCTCGCCGCGCTCGGCCGCACCGAGATCGGCGCGGTGGACCACATGGTCGCGCGGATGCCCGGGCCGGAGGAGGCCCAGTGGTTCCAGGGCGGCCCCGGGGTGCCCCTGGTGGTGCAGACCCGGGTCACCTACGACCGGCGCGGGCCGGTCCGGGTGATCGAGACGCGCTACTCGGCGGACCGCTGCCGGCTGGTCTACGGCATCGGCGACCTCGGGGCGCGGACCACGCTGCCCGCGCCGGCCACGCCGGTCGACACCGCCCGGACGGAGCTGCGCGCGGCCGACAGCGTCCGCGCGGACGTCTCCTGA
- the nudC gene encoding NAD(+) diphosphatase, protein MSTVPETERPKALALARAGVDRAAQHRVDEPWLAAAWSHPTTKVLPIAGGEAFVVDTEEGTELVLLPSFEAPQNGDRYFLGTDDDGVSYFALTGETLPGRLDGDARPAGLREVGAMLSDRDAGLLVHAVALEHWHRLHSFCSRCGHPTEKAGAGHLRRCTSCAAEHYPRTDPAVIMMITDEQDRCLLGRQAIWPEGRWSTLAGFVEPGESIEAAVAREVFEEAGVRVAEVSYVASQPWPFPSSLMLGFMGKADPAGTAITVDGEELAEARWVSREELRAGMASGEILPPSGISIARHLVELWYGEPLPAAARW, encoded by the coding sequence GTGAGCACCGTGCCTGAGACCGAACGTCCGAAGGCCCTCGCCCTGGCCAGGGCCGGTGTCGACCGTGCCGCGCAGCACCGGGTCGACGAGCCCTGGCTCGCGGCGGCCTGGAGCCACCCCACCACCAAGGTGCTGCCGATCGCCGGCGGCGAGGCCTTCGTGGTGGACACCGAGGAGGGCACCGAGCTGGTGCTGCTGCCCTCCTTCGAGGCGCCGCAGAACGGCGACCGCTACTTCCTCGGCACCGACGACGACGGCGTCTCCTACTTCGCGCTGACCGGCGAGACCCTGCCGGGCCGCCTCGACGGCGACGCCCGGCCGGCCGGACTGCGCGAGGTGGGGGCGATGCTCTCCGACCGCGACGCCGGGCTGCTGGTGCACGCGGTCGCGCTGGAGCACTGGCACCGCCTGCACAGCTTCTGCTCGCGCTGCGGCCACCCGACCGAGAAGGCCGGGGCCGGTCACCTGCGGCGCTGCACCTCCTGCGCGGCGGAGCACTACCCGCGCACCGACCCGGCGGTGATCATGATGATCACCGACGAGCAGGACCGCTGCCTGCTGGGCCGGCAGGCGATCTGGCCGGAGGGCCGCTGGTCGACCCTGGCCGGTTTCGTCGAGCCCGGCGAGTCGATCGAGGCGGCGGTCGCCCGGGAGGTCTTCGAGGAGGCGGGTGTCCGGGTCGCCGAGGTCTCGTACGTGGCGAGCCAGCCGTGGCCGTTCCCGAGCAGCCTGATGCTGGGCTTCATGGGGAAGGCCGATCCGGCCGGCACCGCGATCACGGTGGACGGCGAGGAGCTGGCCGAGGCGCGCTGGGTCTCCCGCGAGGAGCTGCGGGCCGGCATGGCGTCGGGGGAGATCCTGCCGCCGTCGGGGATCTCGATCGCCCGGCACCTGGTCGAGCTCTGGTACGGCGAGCCGCTCCCGGCGGCCGCGCGCTGGTAG
- a CDS encoding dipeptidase encodes MTRTPDSVVRTFIEQHESAFLADLADWLAIPSVSADPGRSGEVRRSAEWLVDKLRETGFPVAEVWETDGLPAVFAEWPSGDSSAPTVLVYGHHDVQPAAKEDGWATEPFTPTVVGRRLFARGAADDKGQVFFHTLGVRAHLAATGRTAPAVNLKLLIEGEEESGSPHFADLVRREAGRLASDVVIISDTGMWSEDTPTVCTGMRGLADAQIDLFGPDTDIHSGSFGGAVPNPASVAAELAAALHDADRRVDVPGFYDGIVELTDRERELFAELPFDEAQWLRVARSYGTQGEAGYSTLERVWARPTAEVNGIWGGYTGPGGKTVVPASAHLKLSFRLVAGQEIEKIREAVRAWVAARVPDGIRYELVFPGATRPCLTPLDHPALQSTVRAMGRAFEKKILFTREGGSGPAADLQDVLGAPVLFLGISVPSDGWHSVNEKVELDLLRKGVEATAYLWGDLAETWRPGGESE; translated from the coding sequence ATGACGAGAACTCCGGACAGCGTCGTCCGTACCTTCATCGAGCAGCACGAGAGCGCCTTCCTGGCGGATCTCGCCGACTGGCTCGCCATTCCGTCCGTCTCCGCCGACCCGGGCCGCTCCGGCGAGGTCCGCCGCTCCGCCGAGTGGCTGGTGGACAAGCTGCGGGAGACCGGCTTCCCGGTGGCGGAGGTCTGGGAGACCGACGGCCTGCCGGCGGTGTTCGCCGAGTGGCCGTCCGGGGACTCGTCCGCGCCCACCGTTCTCGTCTACGGCCACCACGACGTCCAGCCCGCCGCCAAGGAGGACGGCTGGGCGACCGAGCCGTTCACCCCGACCGTGGTCGGCCGCCGGCTGTTCGCCCGCGGCGCCGCCGACGACAAGGGTCAGGTCTTCTTCCACACCCTGGGGGTGCGCGCGCACCTGGCCGCGACCGGCCGCACCGCGCCCGCCGTCAACCTCAAGCTGCTGATCGAGGGCGAGGAGGAGTCCGGCTCGCCGCACTTCGCCGACCTGGTCCGGCGGGAGGCGGGGCGCCTCGCCTCGGACGTGGTGATCATCTCGGACACCGGGATGTGGTCCGAGGACACCCCGACCGTCTGCACCGGCATGCGCGGCCTGGCCGACGCCCAGATCGACCTGTTCGGGCCGGACACCGACATCCACTCCGGCTCCTTCGGCGGAGCCGTCCCGAACCCGGCCTCGGTCGCCGCCGAGCTGGCGGCCGCGCTGCACGACGCGGACCGCCGGGTGGACGTCCCGGGCTTCTACGACGGCATCGTCGAGCTGACCGACCGTGAGCGCGAGCTCTTCGCCGAGCTGCCCTTCGACGAGGCGCAGTGGCTGCGGGTCGCCAGGTCGTACGGGACGCAGGGCGAGGCCGGCTACAGCACCCTGGAGCGGGTCTGGGCCCGGCCGACCGCCGAGGTGAACGGCATCTGGGGCGGTTACACCGGCCCCGGCGGAAAGACCGTCGTGCCGGCCTCGGCGCACCTCAAGCTCTCCTTCCGGCTGGTCGCCGGACAGGAGATCGAGAAGATCCGCGAGGCCGTCCGGGCGTGGGTGGCGGCCCGGGTGCCCGACGGCATCCGGTACGAGCTGGTCTTCCCCGGCGCGACCCGGCCCTGCCTGACCCCCTTGGACCACCCGGCGCTGCAGTCCACCGTCCGGGCGATGGGGCGGGCCTTCGAGAAGAAGATCCTCTTCACCCGCGAGGGCGGTTCCGGGCCGGCCGCCGACCTGCAGGACGTGCTCGGCGCGCCGGTGCTCTTCCTCGGCATCTCGGTGCCCTCGGACGGCTGGCACTCCGTCAACGAGAAGGTCGAGCTGGACCTGCTGCGCAAGGGTGTGGAGGCCACCGCCTACCTGTGGGGCGACCTGGCGGAGACCTGGCGGCCGGGCGGCGAGAGCGAGTGA
- a CDS encoding FtsX-like permease family protein, whose product MKLTAWRVALRIARRDALRAKGRSALVVAMVALPVLGVAGADIVFRSSQLDPVEQVVRTMGRADAEIRLSGAGTTVLQAPDPRDGSSSDGPEQGKQPTAEQKRSLETLPATLVRELLPAGSTLIPVTEGPFTSTTSAEGLLQVQTGEADLADPVWRGRVTVLEGRVPAASHEIAATRDFLDRAHLKIGDRTSPRGLEQTPYTITAAVEYPGELHSAVLIGRPGELVAPLAAVPGTRQNTRSGAVEPDQHWLVKLPQGAVLDWPKVMELNKYGFTAASRSVLLDQPPRSEVPYYVELDRRGAGSGNYFDRTAVVILATVAGMALLEIVLLAGPAFAVGARRSRRQLGLLAAGGGERAHIRSVVLGGGVVLGVTGAAAGLVVAVGLVAALRPWAEQYAGERFGHFDLQPLDLLGVMGIGLVTGLLAAVVPAVQASRQDVVSALTGRGSVKPPSKRLAALGLLMLAGGAALALLGSTAGVGSRSLAVLGGSMIAELGMVALAPMLVGLFGRLGGRLPLGPRLALRDSVRHRGRTAPAVAAVMAAVAGSVAVGVYSASSDEQNRREYVASAPAGAVTLAGGWGPAGDGKLLPQLRTAVDHNLGALGPRADVQRVNYMGDCQAAMKGGCGNVDVSTPKERRCPADDLYAAPASTPEQFRELRKDPRCKQDATSFRGGAFGSLQVGDSTLLHNYFGIHEQAAEQALAAGKALVFDPKYLKDGKITLDLTEPYQDESAGPSAAPSSAAPSATQSPGATPSAGPSTSVSPSASASASASSSAAPAAGLPIAGRPTDGGGPSHRPAVHQVTVDAVLVTVPLPVTWSRAVIAPQVVQRLGLTSTDAGSVWLPEKRPGDASEQKTLAAVDRISEGVQFEVERGYRAQGDLATLALTGFAALVALGAAGIATGLAAADSQRDLTTLAAVGAAPRIRRTLSGFQCGVIAAMGAVLGTICGVVPAVALRKVEGVATPYPGMGPEEAVDRTVVVFPWMTMGITLVVLPLVAVALAALLTRSRIALLRTSG is encoded by the coding sequence GTGAAGCTCACCGCCTGGCGGGTGGCCCTGCGCATCGCCCGCCGCGACGCCCTGCGCGCCAAGGGCCGCAGCGCCCTGGTCGTCGCGATGGTCGCCCTGCCCGTCCTCGGCGTGGCCGGGGCCGACATCGTCTTTCGCAGCAGCCAGCTGGACCCGGTGGAGCAGGTGGTCCGCACCATGGGCCGGGCCGACGCCGAGATCCGGCTGTCCGGCGCCGGCACGACGGTGCTCCAGGCGCCCGACCCCCGCGACGGCAGCTCGTCGGACGGACCGGAGCAGGGCAAGCAGCCCACCGCGGAGCAGAAGCGCAGTCTGGAGACCCTGCCCGCCACCCTGGTCCGCGAGCTGCTGCCGGCCGGCAGCACCTTGATCCCGGTCACCGAAGGCCCGTTCACCTCCACCACCAGCGCCGAGGGCCTGCTCCAGGTGCAGACCGGCGAGGCCGACCTGGCCGACCCGGTCTGGCGGGGCCGGGTCACCGTGCTGGAGGGCCGGGTGCCCGCCGCCTCCCACGAGATCGCGGCGACCCGCGACTTCCTGGACCGCGCGCACCTGAAGATCGGCGACCGCACCAGCCCGCGCGGGCTGGAACAGACGCCGTACACCATCACCGCCGCCGTCGAGTACCCGGGCGAGCTGCACAGCGCCGTCCTGATCGGCCGCCCCGGCGAGCTGGTGGCACCGCTGGCCGCCGTGCCCGGCACCCGCCAGAACACCAGGAGCGGCGCCGTCGAGCCGGACCAGCACTGGTTGGTGAAGCTGCCGCAGGGCGCGGTGCTCGACTGGCCGAAGGTCATGGAGCTCAACAAGTACGGCTTCACGGCCGCCTCGCGCAGCGTCCTGCTGGACCAGCCGCCCCGCTCCGAGGTGCCCTACTACGTCGAGCTGGACCGGCGCGGCGCCGGCTCGGGCAACTACTTCGACCGGACGGCCGTGGTCATCCTGGCCACCGTCGCGGGCATGGCACTGCTGGAGATCGTGCTGCTCGCGGGCCCCGCCTTCGCCGTCGGGGCCAGGCGCTCCCGGCGGCAGCTCGGCCTGCTCGCGGCCGGCGGCGGTGAGCGCGCGCACATCCGCTCGGTGGTGCTGGGCGGCGGTGTCGTCCTCGGCGTCACCGGCGCCGCGGCCGGTCTGGTGGTCGCCGTCGGCCTGGTCGCCGCGCTGCGCCCGTGGGCGGAGCAGTACGCCGGGGAGCGTTTCGGGCACTTCGACCTCCAACCGCTCGACCTGCTCGGGGTGATGGGCATCGGGCTGGTCACCGGGCTGCTCGCCGCGGTCGTGCCGGCCGTCCAGGCCTCCCGGCAGGACGTGGTCTCGGCGCTCACCGGCCGCGGCTCGGTCAAGCCGCCGAGCAAGCGGCTGGCGGCGCTCGGCCTGCTGATGCTGGCGGGCGGCGCCGCGCTGGCCCTGCTCGGATCGACGGCCGGCGTCGGCAGCCGCAGCCTGGCCGTGCTCGGCGGCTCGATGATCGCCGAACTCGGCATGGTCGCCCTCGCCCCGATGCTGGTCGGCCTCTTCGGCCGGCTCGGCGGCCGGCTGCCGCTCGGGCCGCGGCTCGCGCTGCGCGACTCGGTGCGCCACCGCGGCCGGACCGCGCCCGCCGTGGCCGCCGTGATGGCGGCGGTGGCCGGGTCGGTGGCGGTCGGCGTCTACTCGGCGAGCAGCGACGAGCAGAACCGGCGGGAGTACGTCGCCTCGGCGCCGGCCGGGGCGGTCACGCTGGCCGGCGGCTGGGGGCCGGCCGGCGACGGCAAGCTGCTGCCCCAGCTGCGGACGGCCGTCGACCACAACCTCGGCGCGCTCGGGCCGCGGGCCGACGTCCAGCGGGTCAACTACATGGGCGACTGCCAGGCGGCCATGAAGGGCGGCTGCGGCAACGTCGACGTGTCGACGCCCAAGGAGCGCCGCTGCCCGGCCGACGACCTCTACGCGGCGCCCGCGAGCACGCCGGAGCAGTTCCGGGAACTGCGCAAGGACCCGCGCTGCAAGCAGGACGCCACGAGCTTCCGGGGCGGGGCGTTCGGGTCGCTCCAGGTGGGTGACAGCACGCTGCTGCACAACTACTTCGGGATCCACGAACAGGCCGCCGAGCAGGCCCTGGCGGCGGGCAAGGCGCTGGTCTTCGACCCGAAGTACCTCAAGGACGGCAAGATCACGCTGGATCTGACCGAGCCGTACCAGGACGAGTCGGCCGGCCCGTCCGCGGCGCCGTCGTCCGCGGCTCCGTCGGCCACGCAGTCCCCGGGCGCGACCCCGTCGGCGGGCCCGTCCACGTCCGTGTCGCCGTCCGCGTCCGCGTCCGCGTCCGCGTCCTCGTCCGCCGCGCCCGCGGCCGGCCTGCCGATCGCCGGCCGGCCGACCGACGGCGGGGGCCCCTCGCACCGGCCGGCCGTCCACCAGGTCACCGTGGACGCCGTGCTGGTGACCGTGCCGCTGCCGGTCACCTGGAGCCGGGCCGTGATCGCTCCGCAGGTGGTCCAGCGGCTCGGCCTGACCAGCACCGACGCCGGCTCGGTCTGGCTCCCGGAGAAGCGGCCGGGCGACGCGTCCGAGCAGAAGACCCTGGCCGCCGTGGACCGGATCAGCGAGGGCGTCCAGTTCGAGGTCGAGCGCGGCTACCGGGCCCAGGGCGACCTGGCCACCCTGGCGCTCACCGGGTTCGCCGCACTGGTCGCGCTCGGCGCGGCCGGCATCGCCACCGGCCTGGCGGCGGCCGACTCCCAACGTGACCTCACCACGCTGGCGGCGGTCGGCGCGGCCCCGCGGATCCGCCGGACGCTCTCCGGCTTCCAGTGCGGGGTGATCGCGGCGATGGGCGCGGTGCTGGGGACGATCTGCGGGGTGGTGCCCGCGGTGGCCCTGCGCAAGGTGGAGGGGGTGGCCACCCCGTACCCGGGGATGGGCCCGGAGGAGGCCGTCGACCGGACGGTGGTGGTCTTCCCGTGGATGACCATGGGAATCACCCTGGTGGTGCTGCCGCTCGTCGCGGTGGCGCTGGCCGCGCTGCTGACCCGCTCCCGGATCGCCCTGCTGCGGACCAGCGGCTGA
- a CDS encoding ABC transporter ATP-binding protein, with protein MSDPTRNTTGAVLHLDHVTRVHGQGASEVQALRGVDLKVHPGEFVAVMGPSGSGKSTLLTLAGGLDTPTGGQVLVEGVALGGLSRKDLARVRRRSIGYVFQDYNLIPALTAAENISLPRELDGVSGRAARREALAALEELGIPELADRFPDDMSGGQQQRVAIARALIGDRRLVLADEPTGALDSTTGESVLSVLRARCDAGAAAMMVTHEARHAAWADRVVFLRDGRMVDESVSQDAASLLVSAATNSVKGPVQE; from the coding sequence GTGAGCGATCCGACCAGGAACACGACGGGAGCGGTGCTCCACCTGGACCACGTCACCCGGGTGCACGGGCAGGGGGCCTCCGAGGTCCAGGCCCTGCGCGGGGTCGACCTCAAGGTGCACCCCGGCGAGTTCGTCGCCGTGATGGGGCCCTCCGGCTCCGGCAAGTCCACCCTGCTCACCCTGGCCGGCGGCCTGGACACCCCGACCGGCGGCCAGGTGCTGGTCGAGGGCGTCGCCCTCGGCGGGCTCTCCCGCAAGGACCTCGCCCGGGTGCGCCGCCGCTCCATCGGCTACGTCTTCCAGGACTACAACCTGATACCCGCGCTGACCGCCGCCGAGAACATCTCGCTGCCCCGCGAACTGGACGGCGTCTCCGGCCGGGCGGCCCGCCGCGAGGCGCTCGCCGCCCTGGAGGAGCTCGGCATCCCGGAGCTCGCCGACCGCTTCCCCGACGACATGTCCGGCGGCCAGCAGCAGCGGGTCGCGATCGCCCGCGCGCTGATCGGCGACCGCCGCCTCGTCCTCGCCGACGAGCCCACCGGCGCCCTCGACTCCACCACCGGCGAGTCGGTGCTCAGTGTGCTGCGGGCCCGCTGCGACGCCGGCGCCGCCGCCATGATGGTCACCCACGAGGCCCGGCACGCCGCCTGGGCCGACCGCGTGGTCTTCCTGCGGGACGGCCGGATGGTCGACGAGAGCGTCAGCCAGGACGCCGCCAGCCTGCTGGTCTCCGCCGCGACCAACAGCGTGAAGGGCCCGGTGCAAGAGTGA
- a CDS encoding PadR family transcriptional regulator translates to MSIRHGLLALLDQGPRYGYQLRAEFEARTGSTWPLNVGQVYTTLGRLERDGLVVPAGEDEEGHQFYAVTEEGRAELRNWFDTPVPRTNPPRDELAIKLAMAVTVPGVDVPAVVQSQRRHSIKALQDYTRLKGRALAGESGPKAGRDDGSDLAWLLVLDQLIFQAEAEVRWLDHCETRLAQHAEARAARPAPDEPRTGPEPAKEAPPARTGRRVFRG, encoded by the coding sequence ATGTCCATTCGTCACGGTCTGCTGGCCCTGCTCGACCAAGGCCCCCGCTACGGCTACCAGCTGCGCGCCGAGTTCGAGGCCCGTACCGGATCGACCTGGCCGCTCAACGTCGGGCAGGTCTACACCACGCTCGGACGTCTGGAACGCGACGGCCTGGTGGTACCCGCCGGAGAGGACGAGGAGGGCCACCAGTTCTACGCCGTCACCGAGGAGGGACGCGCGGAACTGCGCAACTGGTTCGACACCCCGGTGCCCCGGACCAACCCGCCCCGCGACGAACTGGCGATCAAGCTGGCCATGGCGGTGACCGTCCCGGGGGTGGACGTGCCCGCCGTCGTCCAGAGCCAGCGTCGGCACAGCATCAAGGCACTCCAGGACTACACCCGCCTCAAGGGCCGCGCACTGGCCGGCGAGAGCGGGCCGAAGGCCGGCCGTGACGACGGCTCCGACCTCGCCTGGCTGCTCGTCCTCGACCAGCTGATCTTCCAGGCCGAGGCCGAGGTGCGCTGGCTCGACCACTGCGAGACCCGCCTCGCCCAGCACGCCGAGGCCCGCGCCGCGCGGCCGGCGCCCGACGAACCCCGCACCGGGCCGGAGCCGGCCAAGGAGGCCCCGCCGGCCCGCACCGGTCGACGGGTCTTCAGAGGCTGA